In Zingiber officinale cultivar Zhangliang chromosome 6A, Zo_v1.1, whole genome shotgun sequence, a single genomic region encodes these proteins:
- the LOC121996708 gene encoding disease resistance protein RPS2-like translates to MESIISILDSIFRPVVAFFTRTFGYAMSCEQYIESLQKEMGELRSKRDDVKREVDREARQGMEATNEVMLWLQNVERLEEEAARITDDFETHYANPAADDSRSKLVVSYHLSKRAEDACGEATVLKTKSHFNKVADRLMPIRFEERPSALTVGMDSMIEQLRKACDDDVGVIGIHGMGGVGKTALLNRFNNEVLVQVAHLDVVISVKVTRNFDVEKIQREIGDRIGLSWDERKSDDERSMVLFKVLSRMRFVLLLDDLWEPLDLSIVGIPTPTGASKIILTTRIEDVCDRMDARKMRMECLEWEDAWELFEKKAGRGLGTLLRGDPDIRRHAEDLAQRCGGLPLALITLGRAMASKRTAKEWHHAVTTLANTPWHLLGMEESVLQPLKLSYDKLNDDRLKTFLLYASLLMNKMPMHNATVINLCIGEGAINEFDDPEDAYSKGYHLLGVLKAASLLESSGDDYVQMHPFVHAMVSWIVCEHGKKDGKWLVQVGTGLAEVPDYEKWEHAERVSLVSNEICSLPEDPYCPELLTLLLSRNYELSKIPNSFFLSMPRLKVLDLSRTSIKELPPEIGKVLTLQHLDLYETNIASLPKELGNLVKLKSLLLSSTPLLKEIPHGVIARFTELRVLSMNDSYGNWRVSSSGPGINFEELEGLKRLRYLDITLQNASTLQRLSRARRLSMSTRYLHIRGCLGLTTIHLPSTSLGRYMKGLRGLRISQSSILEEIIVGGGSTIGEWSLLPNLHVLILQHLLKAKFVFRDRNFQNLRFLYVWYCIGLEQLVKFEDELSEGQESEVITAFPHLKELHLASLPELKSLGGERVLAFPCLRVLEVKECPKLKELSITGEGLTQICCKQEWWDGLEWKDEKIKEALFPLFTPLQ, encoded by the coding sequence ATGGAGTCCATTATATCGATCTTGGATTCCATCTTCCGCCCCGTGGTGGCCTTCTTCACCCGCACCTTCGGCTACGCCATGTCCTGCGAGCAGTACATcgagtcgctccaaaaggagatGGGCGAGCTGCGGAGCAAGCGCGACGACGTCAAGCGAGAGGTCGATCGCGAGGCCCGCCAGGGCATGGAAGCCACCAACGAGGTCATGCTCTGGCTCCAAAACGTCGAGCGCCTGGAGGAGGAGGCGGCGCGCATCACGGACGACTTCGAGACCCACTACGCCAACCCGGCCGCCGATGACTCCCGGTCCAAGCTCGTCGTCAGCTACCACCTCAGCAAGCGCGCCGAAGACGCCTGCGGCGAGGCCACCGTGCTCAAAACGAAGTCCCACTTCAACAAGGTCGCCGATCGGCTGATGCCGATCCGCTTCGAGGAGCGCCCCAGCGCGCTCACCGTAGGCATGGACTCAATGATCGAGCAGCTTCGGAAGGCATGTGATGACGATGTGGGCGTCATTGGGATCCATGGCATGGGCGGCGTAGGAAAGACGGCGCTCCTCAACCGGTTCAACAATGAGGTGCTCGTCCAGGTGGCACACCTCGACGTGGTGATTTCAGTCAAGGTCACCCGTAATTTTGACGTGGAGAAGATCCAACGCGAGATCGGCGACCGAATCGGACTCTCGTGGGACGAGAGAAAGAGCGACGACGAGCGGAGCATGGTCCTCTTCAAGGTGCTCAGCAGGATGCGTTTCGTGCTGCTGCTGGACGACCTGTGGGAGCCGCTGGACCTCTCTATAGTGGGCATCCCCACCCCCACCGGCGCTTCCAAAATCATCCTCACCACGCGGATCGAGGACGTTTGCGACCGCATGGACGCGAGGAAGATGAGGATGGAGTGCTTGGAATGGGAGGACGCCTGGGAGTTGTTTGAGAAAAAGGCTGGGAGAGGATTGGGTACGCTCCTCCGTGGCGACCCCGACATCCGCCGCCATGCCGAGGACCTTGCCCAGCGATGCGGTGGACTTCCTTTGGCTCTGATCACGCTCGGACGGGCTATGGCGAGTAAGCGGACCGCCAAGGAGTGGCATCATGCCGTCACGACGCTCGCCAACACGCCATGGCATCTTCTGGGCATGGAGGAGAGCGTTCTACAGCCTCTGAAGCTGAGCTATGACAAGTTAAACGATGACAGAttgaaaactttccttctttACGCATCTTTACTCATGAACAAGATGCCAATGCACAATGCTACCGTCATCAATTTGTGCATAGGGGAAGGAGCAATCAACGAGTTCGATGACCCGGAGGATGCTTACAGCAAGGGGTATCACCTCCTTGGAGTCTTGAAAGCGGCGTCCCTACTTGAAAGCAGCGGCGATGACTATGTGCAAATGCATCCTTTTGTCCACGCCATGGTGTCATGGATCGTCTGTGAACATGGGAAGAAGGATGGAAAATGGCTGGTGCAAGTCGGTACTGGACTAGCTGAAGTACCTGATTATGAGAAATGGGAACATGCAGAAAGGGTCTCATTGGTGTCCAATGAGATATGCTCATTGCCCGAGGATCCTTACTGCCCAGAGCTCTTGACGCTTCTTCTAAGTCGCAACTATGAGCTAAGCAAGATTCCCAACAGCTTCTTCCTTTCCATGCCACGCCTCAAAGTCCTGGATCTGTCGCGCACTTCAATCAAGGAATTGCCACCTGAAATTGGTAAGGTGCTTACGCTCCAACACCTTGATCTTTATGAAACAAACATTGCATCGCTACCAAAAGAATTGGGCAATTTGGTTAAGCTCAAATCATTGCTGCTTTCAAGCACTCCTCTCCTTAAGGAAATCCCACATGGAGTGATTGCTCGCTTCACTGAGTTGCGAGTTTTGTCTATGAATGACAGCTATGGTAACTGGAGAGTGAGTTCCTCTGGACCAGGGATTAACTTTGAGGAATTGGAAGGATTGAAGCGGCTAAGATATCTTGATATTACCCTGCAGAATGCAAGCACTCTGCAAAGGTTGTCACGGGCTCGCCGTCTTTCCATGTCCACTCGTTATCTGCATATAAGAGGCTGTCTTGGACTAACTACTATTCATTTACCTTCTACTTCTCTTGGGAGATATATGAAAGGCTTACGGGGCCTTCGTATATCTCAATCTAGCATATTGGAAGAAATAATAGTTGGTGGTGGCAGTACTATTGGTGAATGGTCATTGCTTCCGAACTTGCATGTTCTTATCCTCCAGCATTTGCTCAAAGCAAAGTTCGTCTTTAGGGATCGGAATTTTCAAAACCTTCGGTTCTTGTATGTTTGGTACTGCATTGGTTTAGagcaattggtcaagtttgaagATGAACTGAGCGAAGGGCAAGAATCTGAAGTCATCACTGCCTTTCCCCATCTCAAAGAGTTGCATCTTGCTTCCCTACCAGAGTTGAAGAGCTTAGGAGGTGAAAGAGTGCTGGCATTCCCCTGCTTGAGAGTTCTTGAGGTGAAGGAGTGCCCCAAGCTCAAGGAACTTAGTATTACTGGAGAAGGACTGACACAGATCTGTTGCAAACAAGAATGGTGGGATGGATTGGAGTGGAAAGATGAGAAAATTAAAGAAGCTCTCTTTCCCCTTTTTACACCATTACAATAG